A stretch of the Flavobacterium sp. 5 genome encodes the following:
- a CDS encoding Abi family protein: MGGIATNVEIQIQKLTDRGLELDWGLEKTKEILLDIGYYRLGFYWNPFEIDKNHNFKKGTKFSDVVKLYYLDVDLKNILNKAINRIEINLRTQLIYSVSNKYPEYPTWFANKKVMYPNFVDDFPKYYTTKFKENNKPIKKHHANYPNDIYAPAWKTLEFLSFGSIYTMYNALRNEDLKIQIANYYGVKKVKVFLNYFKTIIFIRNICAHSGLLFDCNTPKEIETTPLIQFNNNNRHSLDSSIKVILYFLEIISTDRKIKIEQEIIDLFKSHEDNVLIISIITKKIGYVKK; this comes from the coding sequence ATGGGGGGAATTGCAACTAATGTAGAAATACAAATTCAAAAGCTTACTGATAGAGGTCTGGAATTGGATTGGGGACTGGAGAAAACAAAAGAAATTTTGCTAGATATTGGTTACTATCGATTAGGTTTTTACTGGAATCCTTTTGAAATTGACAAAAATCATAATTTTAAAAAAGGAACAAAATTTTCGGATGTAGTTAAATTGTATTATTTAGATGTAGATTTAAAAAATATTTTAAACAAAGCAATTAACAGAATCGAAATTAATTTAAGAACTCAATTAATATATAGTGTTTCAAATAAGTATCCTGAATATCCAACATGGTTTGCAAATAAAAAGGTAATGTATCCTAATTTCGTTGATGATTTCCCAAAATATTATACTACTAAATTTAAAGAAAATAACAAACCAATTAAAAAACATCATGCTAATTATCCAAACGATATTTATGCACCTGCTTGGAAAACTTTAGAATTTTTATCATTTGGAAGTATTTACACTATGTATAATGCCTTACGGAATGAGGATTTAAAAATACAAATTGCAAATTATTATGGTGTCAAAAAAGTAAAAGTGTTTTTAAATTATTTCAAAACCATTATTTTTATAAGGAATATTTGTGCTCATAGTGGTTTGTTATTTGATTGTAATACTCCAAAAGAGATAGAGACTACGCCTTTAATTCAATTTAACAACAATAACAGGCATTCGTTAGATTCATCAATAAAAGTAATTTTATATTTTCTTGAAATAATTTCAACTGATAGGAAAATTAAAATTGAACAAGAAATTATAGACTTATTTAAAAGCCATGAAGACAATGTTTTGATAATAAGTATTATAACTAAAAAAATAGGGTATGTGAAAAAATAA
- a CDS encoding T9SS type B sorting domain-containing protein gives MSLFFFCNLVFSQCPSGNITLSSQLSVDNFVATYPNCEIISGNLFISGDANDFSKLISIKRIEGSLTMQYSNISDVSNFSKLEFIGGDLIIRNTAIKNLNGFSQLKTINGSLEIHENNYRGPLETISGFENLESIMGDFQISNYFIKSIIGFNKLIEVQKYFSISGNPSLITFPKFESLKTLGNSLVIENNDSLEIIDSFDALETIGWDLKIGNSSLISMQGFNKLKEITRFFEILSPSLKIMPSFNNLELIRAGLTISGSSLTSISGFNNLKSIGEWFIMYENNELTTIDGFNNLNHIYGVVDIKVNTKLQNIKGFNQLLSVGRLIIGGNSSLISLTGLESLTTIDFSSLSDPSLEIDSNSSLTDCSAICNLLSSDRDMGIIKIFDNPSKCSSQFELEQQCIPDFDRDGILDDFDLDDDNDGILDTVEDNGTLNRDTDGDGLSDSRDLDSDNDGCSDVIEAGFTDNDQNGTLGNSPDIVDLNGLITGYTGGYIVPIDINNDGVFDFQTANILNAGENGNLSICNISAPVNLFDSLKGTPNIGGTWTPTLSGRNGVFNPTIDLSGIYTYTVFNGKCNKSATVTVNIDVTPNAGGDSTLSICINNNPIDLLSILSDTPDNGGKWTPSLSTGTSFFDPKIDRSGIYKYTVTNGSCQTDVAEVTVNVDLLPNAGEDNSISICIDSAPINLFDKLKGIPNRGGVWSPNLSSGNEMFDPKIDVSGIYTYTVSNAQCGNANAKITIQVDSFPNAGENNTLSVCKDDASFDLFNILIGSPDNGGTWSPNLLSGTGFFNPNTDLSGTYKYTVTNTSCQSDFSEVIVNVSKLPNAGKNNNVSICVESNPIDLLDYLKENPDKGGVWSPSLSSGTGLFNPTIDNPGTYIYKLDNEKCGSDSAEISVLVTKQSTIPDYKIKTTDFDNYNTIEVLINTTLQYKYSLDGINYQKENIFNNLPGGDYTVFAKETSGCGFLEEKISFLNYPKFFTPNGDGYNDTWQLKGSAFKNYSINIFDRYGKLLKQLTQNNPSWDGIYNNASLPSDDYWFEAKFSDEQIKKGHFSLKR, from the coding sequence TTGTCTTTATTTTTCTTTTGCAACTTAGTTTTTTCTCAATGTCCATCAGGCAATATCACCTTAAGTAGTCAATTAAGTGTTGACAATTTTGTAGCAACATATCCTAATTGCGAAATTATTTCTGGTAATTTATTTATTTCTGGCGATGCTAATGATTTTTCAAAGCTTATATCTATAAAGAGAATAGAGGGTAGTCTTACCATGCAATACTCTAATATATCTGATGTGTCTAATTTTTCTAAATTAGAATTTATTGGAGGCGATTTAATAATTAGAAACACTGCAATTAAAAATTTAAACGGTTTTAGTCAATTAAAAACAATAAATGGTAGTTTAGAAATTCATGAAAACAACTATAGAGGCCCGTTAGAAACGATTAGTGGATTTGAAAACTTAGAAAGTATTATGGGTGATTTTCAAATTAGTAATTATTTTATAAAAAGCATTATTGGATTTAATAAATTGATTGAGGTTCAAAAATATTTTTCAATTTCTGGAAATCCATCATTAATTACATTCCCAAAATTTGAAAGTTTGAAAACACTTGGAAACAGTTTAGTAATCGAAAACAATGATTCTCTAGAAATCATTGATAGTTTTGATGCATTGGAAACCATAGGATGGGACTTAAAAATTGGTAATTCCTCATTAATTTCAATGCAAGGTTTTAACAAATTAAAAGAAATTACACGATTTTTTGAAATACTTAGTCCCTCATTGAAAATCATGCCTTCATTTAACAATTTAGAATTAATTCGAGCTGGATTAACGATTTCGGGATCTAGTTTAACGAGTATATCAGGTTTCAATAATCTCAAATCAATAGGAGAATGGTTTATAATGTATGAAAATAATGAACTTACCACAATTGATGGTTTTAATAATCTGAACCACATTTATGGAGTGGTAGATATTAAAGTAAATACTAAATTGCAAAACATCAAAGGTTTTAATCAATTGCTAAGTGTAGGAAGACTTATTATTGGCGGCAACTCTTCCTTAATTTCCCTAACGGGTCTAGAATCTCTTACAACCATAGACTTTTCATCATTATCTGACCCATCACTCGAAATCGACAGTAATTCTTCATTAACTGACTGTTCAGCTATTTGTAATTTACTATCGTCAGATAGGGATATGGGTATAATTAAAATTTTTGATAACCCTTCTAAATGCAGTAGTCAATTTGAACTTGAACAACAATGCATACCCGATTTTGATAGAGATGGTATTCTTGACGATTTTGATCTTGATGATGACAATGATGGCATTTTAGATACAGTAGAAGATAATGGAACTCTAAACAGAGATACTGATGGAGATGGACTTTCTGACTCTCGAGATTTAGATAGTGACAATGATGGCTGTTCCGATGTAATTGAGGCTGGTTTTACTGATAATGATCAAAATGGAACATTAGGAAACTCTCCTGACATAGTTGATTTAAATGGCTTAATAACTGGATATACAGGTGGTTATATAGTTCCAATAGACATTAACAATGATGGTGTTTTTGATTTTCAGACAGCAAATATTTTAAATGCTGGTGAAAATGGAAATTTATCTATTTGTAATATTAGTGCTCCTGTAAATTTATTTGATTCTCTTAAAGGAACTCCAAATATCGGAGGGACTTGGACTCCAACTTTATCAGGTAGAAACGGAGTATTTAACCCTACAATAGATTTGTCTGGAATTTATACCTATACCGTTTTTAACGGTAAATGCAACAAAAGCGCTACAGTTACTGTAAATATAGATGTAACTCCAAATGCAGGAGGGGATAGTACTTTATCAATTTGTATTAATAATAATCCTATTGATTTATTGAGTATTTTAAGTGATACACCCGACAATGGAGGTAAATGGACTCCGTCTTTATCAACTGGGACTTCATTCTTTGATCCAAAAATTGATCGTTCAGGGATTTATAAATACACCGTTACAAATGGATCTTGCCAAACTGATGTTGCTGAGGTGACTGTCAATGTAGATTTATTACCGAATGCTGGAGAAGATAACAGTATATCTATTTGCATAGATAGCGCTCCAATAAATTTATTTGATAAATTAAAAGGAATACCTAATCGTGGAGGTGTCTGGAGCCCAAATCTATCAAGTGGTAATGAAATGTTTGACCCTAAAATAGATGTTTCTGGAATTTATACCTATACTGTTTCAAATGCACAATGCGGAAACGCCAATGCCAAAATAACAATACAAGTAGATTCTTTTCCCAATGCTGGAGAAAACAACACGTTATCAGTTTGCAAAGATGATGCGTCATTTGATTTATTTAATATTTTAATAGGTTCTCCTGATAATGGAGGAACTTGGAGTCCAAATTTATTAAGCGGAACAGGATTTTTTAATCCTAATACGGATCTTTCTGGAACTTATAAGTACACCGTTACTAATACATCATGTCAGAGTGATTTTTCTGAAGTAATTGTTAATGTGTCTAAATTGCCAAATGCAGGTAAAAACAATAATGTATCAATTTGTGTAGAGAGTAACCCTATAGATTTATTAGATTATTTAAAAGAAAATCCAGATAAAGGAGGTGTTTGGAGTCCGAGTTTATCAAGTGGAACGGGATTATTTAATCCCACAATTGATAATCCAGGAACCTATATATATAAATTAGACAATGAAAAATGCGGTAGTGACTCAGCAGAAATTTCGGTACTTGTTACAAAACAGTCCACTATTCCAGATTACAAAATAAAGACAACTGATTTTGATAATTATAATACCATTGAGGTCCTAATTAATACGACCTTGCAATATAAATATTCATTAGATGGTATTAATTATCAAAAAGAAAACATATTTAATAATTTGCCAGGAGGAGATTATACAGTTTTTGCTAAAGAAACAAGCGGATGTGGCTTTCTTGAAGAAAAAATTTCATTCCTAAATTATCCTAAATTTTTCACACCAAATGGTGATGGATACAACGATACTTGGCAATTGAAAGGTTCAGCTTTCAAAAATTATTCGATAAATATATTTGATCGATATGGAAAACTTTTAAAGCAACTAACACAAAATAATCCTTCTTGGGACGGAATCTATAATAATGCTTCATTACCTTCTGATGATTATTGGTTTGAGGCAAAATTTAGCGATGAGCAAATAAAAAAAGGGCATTTTTCTTTAAAAAGGTGA
- the dnaE gene encoding DNA polymerase III subunit alpha: MYLIFDTETTGLPKNWNAPITDSDNWPRCIQIAWQLHDEMGTLIEHQDYLVQPDGFNIPYDAERIHGISTELAQADGISLAEVLEKFNIALSKTKFIVGQNLGFDVNIMGAEFHRAGVDSPMSSMPVLDTCTEVTASLLKLPGGRGGKFKLPTLTELHSYLFNVPFSEAHNATADVEATTRCFLELIRREVFTKEELDVPKDYFQTFQNKNPQEIPLIGLKHINLKKASDAIREQLKALVSDDVQTVISDSDKQGLSEAKFAHLHNHTQFSVLQSTIGIGNLVSATAKNKMPAVAMTDTGNMMGAFHFVSAVMNHNKGASAKNKALVEEGAEPTETEIKPIVGCEFNICENHKDKSKKDNGYQVVLLAKNKKGYHNLAKMASIAYVNGFYYVPRIDRAVVEQYKEDIMVLSGNLYGEIPSKILNIGENQAEEALIWWKEQFGDDFYLEIMRHQQEDENRVNKTLIEFSQKHNVKLIASNNTFYLNKEDANAHDILLCVKDGEKQATPIGRGRGYRYGLPNQEYYYKSQEEMKKLFSDLPDAIINIQEIVDKVEIYSLYRDVLLPKYDIPQEFVNPEDETDNGVRGENAYLRDLTMIGAKKRYGDITESIQERLDFELLTISNSGYPGYFLIVQDFIAEARKMDVSVGPGRGSAAGSAVAYCLGITNIDPIKYDLLFERFLNPDRVSMPDIDIDFDDEGRGRVMDYVIKKYGANQVAQIITYGKMATKSAIRDTARVLDLPLFEADRIAKLIPAMMPGKWNLARFLSESEDDVKKALKGADEFELVKELIAIANEDDLAGETIQQAKILEGSMRNTGIHACGVIITPSDITNYVPVTTAKDSDLYVTQFDNSVAESAGLLKMDFLGLKTLTLIKDTVKLVKYRNNIDLDPDTFPIDDVKTYELFQRGETVGIFQYESPGMQKYMKDLKPTVFGDLIAMNALYRPGPIEYIPSFVRRKNGEEEIKYDLDACEEYLGETYGITVYQEQVMLLSQSLAGFSKGDADVLRKAMGKKQIEVLDKMKPKFIAQAAEKGHDAKILEKIWKDWEAFASYAFNKSHSTCYAWIAYQTAYLKAHYPAEYMAAVLSNNMNDIKQVSFFMEECKRMGLQVLGPCVNESFYKFTVNDEYAVRFGMGAIKGVGSGAVATIVESRKDAKYKSIFDLAKRIDLRAANKKAIENLALAGGFDCFTDTHRAQYFHTDGDGITFYEKAIRYGSKFQENENSSQVSLFGESSDVQIAEPVVPPCEDWSTMEKLAKEKEVVGIYISGHPLDDYKFEMKYFCNARLEALKNMEQYVGKNLTFGGIITNVQHRVAKNGKGWGTFVLEGYDESFEFKIFGEEYLKFRHFFIQNNFTFMKILIKEGWVNQETGKKTDPRMQFVLVQYLQDVLSTFAKKLILLLNIKDIEAEFIHNLNRLFQEYKGDNTVSFEIMELEKIKRIVETTPEFEETDDTFVEETDETAEVVETKQVTEVEEIKVVTKLAMPSRKLKVQISNELLFELEKMQINFKLN; the protein is encoded by the coding sequence ATGTACTTAATATTCGATACCGAAACTACTGGATTACCCAAGAACTGGAATGCTCCAATAACCGATTCTGACAACTGGCCTCGTTGTATACAAATCGCTTGGCAGCTGCATGATGAGATGGGAACGCTTATCGAACATCAGGATTATTTGGTACAGCCAGATGGTTTTAATATTCCGTATGATGCTGAACGTATTCACGGTATTTCGACCGAATTGGCTCAAGCCGATGGTATTTCTTTGGCCGAAGTTTTGGAGAAATTCAATATTGCATTGAGTAAAACCAAATTTATTGTAGGTCAGAATTTAGGTTTCGACGTCAATATTATGGGAGCTGAATTTCATCGTGCTGGAGTAGATTCGCCAATGAGTTCGATGCCAGTTTTGGATACGTGTACCGAAGTTACTGCTTCATTATTAAAATTACCCGGAGGTCGTGGAGGAAAATTCAAATTACCAACATTGACCGAATTACATAGTTATTTATTCAACGTTCCTTTTTCGGAAGCGCACAACGCAACTGCCGATGTTGAAGCAACTACACGTTGTTTTTTAGAATTAATAAGAAGAGAGGTTTTTACCAAAGAAGAACTTGATGTACCAAAGGATTATTTTCAAACTTTTCAGAATAAAAATCCTCAGGAAATACCTTTAATTGGATTAAAACACATCAATCTTAAGAAAGCTTCAGATGCCATTAGAGAGCAATTAAAAGCATTAGTTTCTGATGATGTTCAAACTGTTATTTCTGATTCGGATAAGCAAGGTTTAAGCGAAGCGAAGTTTGCACATTTACACAATCACACACAGTTTTCGGTTTTACAATCGACTATCGGAATTGGGAATTTAGTTTCGGCTACAGCCAAAAATAAAATGCCAGCCGTTGCAATGACTGATACAGGAAACATGATGGGAGCTTTCCATTTTGTGAGTGCGGTAATGAATCATAATAAAGGGGCTTCCGCCAAAAATAAAGCTTTAGTTGAAGAGGGAGCAGAACCAACTGAAACAGAAATCAAACCAATTGTAGGGTGTGAGTTTAATATCTGTGAAAATCATAAAGATAAGTCCAAAAAAGACAATGGTTATCAGGTTGTTTTATTGGCTAAAAATAAAAAAGGATATCATAATCTTGCTAAAATGGCTTCCATCGCTTATGTGAATGGTTTTTATTATGTACCAAGAATTGATCGAGCCGTAGTCGAGCAGTATAAAGAAGACATCATGGTGTTGTCTGGAAATTTATACGGAGAGATTCCGAGTAAAATTCTAAACATCGGTGAAAACCAAGCCGAAGAAGCTTTGATTTGGTGGAAAGAGCAATTTGGAGATGATTTTTATCTCGAAATCATGCGCCACCAACAAGAGGACGAAAACCGAGTTAATAAAACCTTGATTGAGTTTTCACAAAAGCATAATGTTAAGCTGATTGCAAGTAATAATACTTTTTATTTAAATAAAGAAGATGCCAATGCGCATGATATTTTGTTGTGTGTAAAAGATGGTGAAAAACAGGCTACGCCAATTGGTCGTGGTCGTGGTTACCGTTATGGTTTACCGAATCAGGAGTATTATTATAAATCGCAAGAAGAGATGAAAAAACTCTTTTCCGATTTGCCTGATGCGATTATCAACATTCAGGAAATTGTAGATAAGGTCGAAATTTACTCGCTCTATCGTGATGTATTGCTTCCAAAATATGACATTCCTCAAGAGTTTGTCAATCCCGAAGACGAAACTGACAATGGGGTTCGTGGAGAAAATGCCTATTTGAGGGATTTGACCATGATAGGCGCCAAAAAACGATATGGAGATATTACAGAATCTATTCAGGAACGTTTAGACTTTGAGTTACTTACGATTTCGAATTCAGGGTATCCAGGTTACTTTTTGATTGTTCAGGATTTCATTGCCGAAGCTCGAAAAATGGATGTTTCAGTAGGACCAGGCCGTGGATCGGCTGCGGGTTCTGCGGTGGCTTATTGTTTAGGAATTACCAATATTGACCCGATTAAGTACGATTTGCTTTTTGAGCGTTTCCTGAATCCCGATCGTGTGTCGATGCCCGATATTGATATCGATTTTGATGATGAGGGTCGTGGTCGTGTAATGGATTATGTAATCAAAAAATACGGTGCCAATCAGGTGGCGCAGATTATCACTTATGGTAAAATGGCAACCAAATCGGCTATTCGTGATACTGCTCGTGTGCTAGATTTACCTTTGTTCGAAGCGGATAGAATTGCCAAATTAATTCCTGCAATGATGCCAGGGAAATGGAATCTAGCTCGTTTCCTTTCTGAATCAGAAGACGATGTAAAAAAAGCATTAAAAGGTGCTGATGAATTTGAACTTGTAAAAGAATTAATCGCCATTGCCAATGAAGATGATTTGGCAGGAGAGACGATTCAGCAGGCAAAAATTTTGGAAGGCTCGATGCGTAATACAGGTATTCACGCTTGTGGGGTGATCATCACGCCATCGGATATTACCAACTATGTACCTGTTACTACCGCAAAAGATTCTGATTTATATGTGACGCAGTTTGATAACTCCGTTGCCGAAAGTGCGGGATTACTAAAAATGGATTTCTTGGGTCTTAAGACCCTTACTTTGATAAAAGATACAGTCAAATTAGTAAAGTATCGTAACAACATTGATCTCGATCCAGATACTTTCCCGATTGATGATGTCAAGACGTATGAGCTTTTCCAACGTGGAGAAACGGTTGGAATCTTCCAATACGAGTCACCCGGAATGCAGAAATACATGAAGGATTTGAAACCTACTGTTTTTGGAGATTTAATTGCCATGAATGCTTTGTATCGTCCAGGACCAATAGAGTATATTCCGTCTTTCGTTCGAAGAAAAAATGGGGAAGAGGAAATTAAATACGATTTAGATGCTTGCGAAGAATACCTAGGAGAAACCTACGGAATTACTGTTTATCAAGAGCAGGTAATGCTTTTGTCCCAATCTTTAGCGGGGTTTTCAAAAGGTGATGCCGATGTTTTGCGTAAGGCAATGGGTAAGAAGCAGATTGAGGTTCTAGATAAAATGAAACCAAAGTTTATTGCGCAAGCTGCAGAGAAAGGACATGATGCCAAAATTTTAGAGAAAATTTGGAAAGACTGGGAAGCCTTTGCGAGTTATGCCTTTAATAAGTCACACTCTACTTGTTATGCTTGGATTGCCTACCAAACGGCTTATCTAAAAGCTCATTATCCTGCCGAATATATGGCGGCGGTACTTTCGAATAACATGAATGATATCAAACAAGTATCATTTTTTATGGAAGAATGCAAGCGTATGGGATTACAGGTTTTAGGACCTTGTGTGAACGAGTCGTTTTATAAATTTACGGTAAACGATGAATATGCAGTTCGTTTCGGAATGGGGGCTATCAAAGGGGTAGGTTCTGGTGCGGTTGCGACCATTGTTGAAAGTAGAAAAGATGCCAAATACAAATCTATTTTTGATTTAGCAAAACGCATTGATTTGCGCGCAGCCAACAAAAAAGCCATCGAAAACTTAGCTTTGGCAGGAGGTTTTGATTGTTTTACTGACACACACAGAGCACAATATTTTCACACTGATGGTGATGGAATTACCTTTTACGAAAAAGCCATCCGTTATGGTTCGAAGTTTCAGGAAAACGAAAATTCATCGCAGGTAAGTCTGTTTGGAGAAAGCAGCGATGTGCAAATTGCAGAACCTGTTGTACCTCCTTGCGAAGACTGGAGTACGATGGAGAAACTTGCCAAAGAGAAAGAAGTTGTTGGTATTTATATTTCTGGGCATCCTTTGGATGATTATAAATTTGAGATGAAATATTTTTGCAACGCCAGACTTGAAGCCTTGAAAAATATGGAACAGTATGTAGGTAAGAATCTAACTTTTGGAGGAATTATTACCAACGTACAACACCGTGTAGCGAAGAACGGAAAAGGGTGGGGAACCTTTGTCTTGGAAGGTTATGATGAGAGTTTTGAGTTTAAAATCTTTGGAGAAGAGTATTTAAAGTTCAGACATTTCTTCATTCAAAACAACTTTACCTTCATGAAGATTTTGATAAAAGAAGGTTGGGTAAATCAGGAAACAGGCAAAAAGACCGATCCTAGAATGCAGTTTGTTTTGGTACAATATTTACAGGATGTTTTGAGTACGTTTGCCAAAAAGCTAATCCTTCTACTAAATATTAAAGATATTGAAGCTGAGTTTATTCATAATCTGAATCGTTTGTTTCAAGAATACAAAGGCGATAATACAGTGTCTTTTGAAATCATGGAACTTGAAAAAATAAAGAGGATTGTTGAAACAACTCCCGAATTTGAAGAAACGGATGATACTTTTGTTGAAGAAACGGATGAAACTGCTGAGGTTGTAGAAACGAAACAAGTTACCGAAGTGGAAGAAATAAAAGTAGTTACCAAACTAGCCATGCCAAGCCGAAAATTGAAAGTTCAAATTTCTAATGAATTATTGTTTGAACTGGAAAAAATGCAAATCAATTTCAAGTTGAATTAA
- a CDS encoding four helix bundle protein, whose protein sequence is MRDFRNYNVWQESHLLTLEVYQATKEFPKEELFGLTSQLRRAVSSIPTNFAEGCGSNSEKEFGRYLNIAIASCSEVEYLLLLTSDLKYLNPEIHQNLESKVIQIRKQIYQLRLKLNQ, encoded by the coding sequence ATGAGAGATTTTAGAAATTATAATGTTTGGCAAGAAAGTCATTTGTTGACACTTGAAGTTTATCAAGCAACGAAAGAATTTCCAAAAGAAGAGTTATTTGGATTAACAAGTCAATTGAGAAGAGCAGTTTCTTCTATTCCAACAAATTTTGCTGAAGGTTGTGGCTCTAATTCCGAAAAAGAATTTGGAAGATATTTGAATATTGCAATTGCTTCCTGTTCAGAAGTTGAATATTTATTATTACTGACTTCTGACTTGAAATATTTAAACCCTGAAATTCATCAAAATTTAGAAAGCAAAGTAATTCAAATTAGAAAACAGATTTATCAATTAAGACTAAAATTAAATCAATAA
- the leuC gene encoding 3-isopropylmalate dehydratase large subunit — MSKTLFDKVWDSHVVRKIEDGPDVFFIDRHFIHEVTSPVAFLGLKSRNVKVLYPERTFATADHNTPTINQHLPVADALSANQLQALEDNSAEYGISHWGLGHQKNGIVHVVGPENGITLPGATIVCGDSHTSTHGAFGAIAFGIGTSEVEMVMATQCIMQPKPKKMRINVNGKLSKGVGPKDVALYIIAQLTTSGGTGYFAEYAGNVFEEMTMEGRMTVCNLSIEMGARGGMIAPDQTTFDFLEGRLYAPKGEAWTKAVEYWKTLKTDADAIFDTELNIKAEDIEPMITYGTNPGMGIGITKHIPNANQVEGGAETYKKSLAYMGFNEDDVMIGKTIDYVFLGSCTNGRIEDFRAFAEIVKGRKKADNVTAWLVPGSHVVEAQIKEEGILDILTEAGFVLRQPGCSACLAMNDDKVPAGKYAVSTSNRNFEGRQGPGSRTLLASPIMAAAAAVTGKLTDPRELF, encoded by the coding sequence ATGAGTAAGACATTATTTGACAAAGTATGGGATTCACACGTTGTACGTAAAATTGAAGATGGACCGGATGTATTTTTTATTGACCGTCATTTCATTCATGAAGTTACGAGCCCAGTTGCTTTTTTAGGATTAAAATCTAGAAACGTAAAGGTTTTATACCCAGAACGTACTTTTGCTACTGCCGACCACAACACACCAACTATAAACCAACATTTACCTGTTGCTGATGCCCTTTCTGCTAATCAATTACAAGCATTAGAAGATAACTCAGCAGAATACGGAATTTCTCACTGGGGATTAGGTCATCAAAAGAATGGAATTGTACACGTAGTAGGTCCTGAAAACGGAATTACTTTGCCTGGTGCTACTATTGTTTGTGGAGATTCACATACTTCTACTCACGGTGCTTTTGGAGCGATTGCTTTTGGAATTGGTACTTCTGAGGTTGAAATGGTTATGGCTACACAATGTATCATGCAACCAAAACCAAAGAAAATGCGTATCAACGTAAATGGTAAATTAAGTAAAGGTGTGGGACCAAAAGACGTTGCTCTTTATATTATTGCTCAATTAACTACTTCTGGAGGTACAGGATATTTTGCTGAATATGCAGGAAATGTATTCGAAGAAATGACAATGGAAGGCCGTATGACTGTTTGTAATTTAAGTATCGAAATGGGTGCTCGTGGAGGTATGATTGCTCCTGACCAAACTACTTTTGATTTCCTTGAAGGAAGATTATATGCTCCAAAAGGTGAAGCTTGGACTAAAGCAGTTGAATACTGGAAAACTTTGAAAACCGATGCGGATGCAATTTTTGATACTGAATTAAATATCAAAGCTGAAGATATCGAACCAATGATTACTTATGGTACAAACCCTGGAATGGGAATTGGTATCACTAAACATATTCCGAACGCCAATCAAGTTGAAGGTGGTGCGGAAACATATAAAAAATCGTTAGCTTACATGGGCTTCAACGAAGATGATGTGATGATTGGAAAAACAATCGATTATGTTTTCTTGGGAAGTTGTACTAATGGACGTATTGAAGATTTTAGAGCTTTCGCAGAAATTGTAAAAGGCCGCAAAAAAGCAGACAACGTTACAGCTTGGTTAGTTCCAGGTTCACACGTAGTTGAAGCACAGATTAAAGAAGAAGGTATTTTGGATATTTTAACTGAAGCAGGTTTCGTATTGCGTCAGCCAGGATGTTCTGCTTGTTTGGCAATGAATGATGATAAAGTTCCTGCTGGAAAATACGCAGTAAGTACTTCAAACAGAAACTTCGAAGGTCGTCAAGGTCCTGGTTCAAGAACATTGTTAGCTTCTCCAATTATGGCAGCAGCAGCAGCGGTTACAGGAAAATTAACTGATCCAAGAGAATTGTTTTAG